The Sabethes cyaneus chromosome 3, idSabCyanKW18_F2, whole genome shotgun sequence DNA window GAGGTTATTTTTTTATAcctttgttgttgctgctgctgctgttgctgttgaagGGCCTGTTGTTGAGCAGGATGCATGTACTGAGTCATTTGTGAATGCTGATGTTGcatttgctgttgctgctgttgttgttgttgctgctgttgatgctgttgttgttgctgattGTAATACTGCTGATAGGTTTGTTGTTGAGGTTGCGGATATTGGTTACACTGCTGATGTTGCAGTTGTGCATAATGCGCATGATACTGTTGctgttgatgttgttgttgttgctgctgctgttgctgttgctgctgatgatgaatgcattgatgatgatgttgaaacTGTTGCTGTTGATGATACTGATGAGCGTACTGAGGCGAGCTGCTGTATTTACTGTGATGCCCGGCTGCCGCTGAGTTGGAGCTATTCTTAACGCCGCCGGTTGTATGGCATGGAATCGCACAGGATGAGGTTTGGCAACTTTGTGAATTCGTATGATTGGTTCCGCTATTACTGCTGGTCGGGGGAGGAGGTGCACTGTACTGTGGTGGACATATCCCGATGGACAAGGGCATTACTAGCTGGTTCGAGTCACTGGTTTGCGATTTCGGCACAACTGAATTGTGAGAAACTGAAAAAACAATGTTTTCTTTATTATTTAAGCAATACCTATTTTTAAACTGGATTGTAACTTACCACCGCTTCCGGTATAGTAGTTGGATCCGAGCAGTTTGCGCGTCCGCGGCTGAAGCCAACAGCAGAAGAAAAGTGTCGCTAGGATTACGATCAGTATCACAATGGTTCCAATTAGGACAGCCCAGATCAGCGTCGGTAAGCCCCAGATTGACTTCGCCGCCGTGGCCTCAATCGGATACATCCGGGCGGTTAGCGTCACCGATTGCTGGTAGAGACCATTGGTACTGTTGAAAAGCAACACGTCCTCTGGCCCTGCaggaaaagcaaaaaacaaatTGATGGTTTTAGCTTTTAGGCTTTGAATTATCGTATCACTTCAAAGTTGTTCCTAACAGGCAATGGGTTTTCCGGTCGTGGGGTATAAATATATATTGTGAATTTTGAAAGTTATAGTAGAAACAAATGGAGTTTTTCCTAACACTTTTTTTAAAACGAAACtactttttttaaacaaaaaaatagcaaaaattcCTTTTAATTATACTATTTTGTATATGACTGCTAAAGATATTCATATTTCGGTTAAGACTTGTAACCTTCATCAGTGTGGCAAATTGAAGTTcattttttgtgtattttttctgaaaacgcTCAAGCTTATAAAATTAATGAAAGGTGTTCTATGATGTTGAATGAAGTTGTATATGATACAAGTACGAAGCAACATTATAATAATCTTAGGGTGATTTCGAATTAAAATAGTCCTAATGACAAACTACCTAAGTATTGACATAAGACATAAGTATTGAAACATCTTGAAAATTATTGCTTCTATTCTGCATACCGATTGAATTTATTCCTATCAGAATAAtgtcattttcttttctttaaaaccCTGTATCTCGTAAACAAAAAATTATAGGTTTCTAAATTTTTGACATCTTAGTTAAAAACTCTTAGctttttaaaagtaaaaaaaattaaaaagaagttTTGATGTTGGTGAACGtctggataatgcgtaacatcggcGACTCGCGCACTTGTAGACCTGTATAAACTAGCCCCCAGAGTGGTCGCCGCTTTGGACCGGAAAGGGTATTCCCAGCTGCATGGAAAATGGTATCCATGGTTCCAATTCACAAGTCGGGATGTCATAAACTCGTTGCCAACTATCGGGCCATATCCATCCTTTGATGTCTTAGTATTTGAAAAACTGATCCACAGAATTTAGTAGAGAGCAGTTGTCACCGCAGGGACAACCTGGTCACCTGGTCACCCGAGCTAACACCAAGGGAAGCCCAAGCGGCGATTCGTAGCGAAGTGTCAAAGCGGAGCGTCAAGATGACACGCAAATCGGAGCGGCGAGAGAGTAAAAGCGTATGGTGAACCGGCTGCTGATCATTTCTTTTCCGTGCAGTCGTGATCGAGAGCAGACGCTCAAACTTACTCTACATGTAAtacttaaattaaattaaagtggattaaaactaattaaaaCTAGTTAAAAGCTAAAGTGAAACTAAACCAGATTAGATTATACTTAAAACTAGTAACTTATCCAGGTAAAACTTAACATTAAAGCTAGACTAGTTCTTACACTTACCTATTCCAAAATTCATACTTACCCTAGAATACAGTGAACCACGTGCAGCACGCAGCAACGTGCTAGAGCAGCCCGACAGGCATAAAGGACACGAAACATTAAGCAATTAATACGAGCGATGACATAAAATGTAATATAATTAATGTTTACAGATTTGAAGCCTATTGCACAAtttgctgtcaaataaattactTTTCCTTTCGGCTGCAACATTCTTGAAATGTTTCAATTCCAACGATGGCGGCATCTGGAACAGGATCGGCAAAGAAGTATAACTGCAGGCTATGCCAACGTCCGGACGATGTGGAAGACATGGTCCAATGTGACCGTTGCGATAGTTGGCAACATTTTACATGCGCTGCAGTTAATGACACCGTGGCAGATCGACCGTGGACCTGTGCTAATTGTGCCGACGGACAGAATAACGATTGTGGTGAGGCACCCGCGCAGAGCGAACGCGGTGCATCTAGTTCGCCATCAGCATTGTCCACTAGTTTGGGTCAACTTGTCCAGCGGCAGCGATTGGAGCGAGATAGTATTGAACGAGAGCTGCGACAACGCCATCACGAAGAGCAGCAGCAACTAATAGATAGTGCAATGGAAGAAAGTGAAACGCGCGTTCGTCATAGCGGTGCTATAGCGCATGATGTGGATAAATCTCCAGCTTCCGGTCAGCCTCCAATCTTCCGACTCCTCAATTAGTGACCCACACTGCAACAACAGATCGACGCTCAGCACCTTGAGCAAACATATCTGGACTAACTATATCGCCGATGGTATCGATTCCTATAGCAGTGCTCGAACGATCCGCTTTTAGGCCCCAGCGGAGTGCGGAAAATCCCCAGGGACCCCTTCTTGAGCTCAAGAGTCGAGTAGAGCACTGTGAAGCGCAGGTGCAACCAACGGAGGACCAGCTATCAGCATTGCAGACGCAACTGGAATATTGCCGCAAGCTTTTGGAAACGTTCAATCCGGTGCTAGTACGAATGGATCGATTCGACGACCGGAAGCTACCGGTATACCCCGTCTAGAGGATACACACGTGCCAGAAGCTAGCCAACTGATCCAAAAGAAGACTACCGGTGCCATTCCCAATGCAAGCCGGACCGAAAATCGGTACCCGCTCGAGTGTAATCCGCCAGCATTAGGAATCCGGTAAGACGAGAAGCCGGCTTGACGTCGGTAAGTGAGTTGATTCAACCTGGTTATAGGTGTCAAACTCAATCGGAACCGTCAGGTAAGCGCCATGCCTCGAATTGTATGGAAGCATCGAAGAAACATACGCCAGATTATTGTCCCACGACCATTTATAATTCTGTCCGTGAGCAATTGCGAGCAGTCGCAACACCAATACGTACGCCCGGGTGAAACGAATAACCCAAATTTATTGAACGCTCGAACTCAACAAAACGCGATCATTGAACAAACGCAAAATAACCCCGCGCACACATTTGAGTTTAATGAAGTGTCTCAGCTCCGTCGTCTGTCGCCTAATGTAAACAGAAACCAAGAGAATTTCCAATTGCATCCAGGCCTCCCTACGCAACAACAACTAACTGCAAGGCAGTCCCTGGCTAGAGATCTACCGCGATTCAGCGGTGACTCGGCTGACTGGCCAATACTTATCTCGTACTTCAACTATACAACGGAAGCGTGTGGTTTTTCGAATGGTGAAAATATGCTACGGTTGCAGCGGTGCTTATCGGGTCCAGCATTTGAAGCGGTACGCAATAGATTAGTTTTACCAGCAGCAGTCCCTCAAATGCTTGAAACATTACGCATGCGGTACAGGCGTCCGGAATTACTTATCAATGCCTTACTTCGCAAAGTGCGCGAAATGCCAGCTCCAATATCAGATCGGCTAGAAGGACTGATCAATTACGGTATGGCGGTGCAAGCCTTATGCGACCACATAGTAGCAGCGAATGAATACGCTCACTTGTCAAACCCTTCACTTCTGCAAGAACTGATCGGCAAGTTACCCGCGGATCAAAAAATGTTGTGGGCCGGATGCAACTGTGAACCTGAAAATTCaacgcatctgctctgctattgcggagctcttgcattatcaaggcacaacttcttaggaagtttccttcttactccatatcaggtatggagcctaaaacCCAAAACGGctattggctttataaaccatgtagtaccgaattggggcacaggattacaactattccgctcaactccatcaatgggcatgagcgatccgtaaactgtgtacagcgatcggggcctgccacaaaagacgatcattaagactgtcgcagtggccttttaacccaatgcccttctggcatacaagaAAAAACATTTGGTGATTACATGGCGTCAGTGGTGCGGGACGCATCTAGCGTGGTGAACTTTGGAGCGCAGGCAGAACAGCGCCCCTGACTATCCAAAAGGTAGAGGCTTTGTTAATTCCTATAGAGTAGAGGAAGGGCGTgggtgtgagttttattgtactcctatggtggtcttcaagaccaattttggtcttaaataccatcataagagtataataaaacccaaattgttacttgggtgctcTGAGTAGAGATATTACAGCAGAACCGAAACGTTGGCCGGAACAGCGAAATTGTGAGTACTGCAGTAAGCTTGGGCATCCAGTACAGGATTGCGTTAGTTTCAAAACCCTGACCGTGGACAATCGTTGGAGAAGTGCTCGGGCACAGGGACTTTGCTAAAATTGCTTATTTGATCACGGCCGCAGGGCTTGTCGGAAGCGGAATCTGTGCGACATTGCAAGTTGCCGGTTTCGCCATCATACACTCCTACATTCTCCGGCAGGGCCACCATCGACACAGATCGCGAATATTCATACTCATCGACTGGTAAGCTCGACAACGCTGTTTCGTATTATTCCGGTGACCCTCCATGGGACCCATCACTCGATTAACACGTTCGCCTTCCTCGATGAAGGCTCAGACCTGACGCTAGCGGAAAGTGAATTGGCAGCATCACTAGGCGTAAACGGTAACTCTCAGCCTCTCTGCCTCAGGTGGACAGGTAATGCAACACGCATGGAAAACGGATCTCAGTGCATTTCGCTAGAGGTTAGCGGAATGGGGCACGAGAAACAATACAAGCTGGTTGATGCCAGAACAGTGAAAAATCTCAGTCTTCCCAGTCAAAGCTTTCACGCGCAAGAAGCAGCGAAGCAATACGCCCATCTACGGGGTATACCTATTCAAAGCTATCAGAACGTTAAATCGCGAATACTGATGGCCATCGACAACTTACGTTTAGCGCTACCGTTACAAGTTAAAGAAGGTAATGGAACCGGTCTAGTAGCAGTGGAAACTAGGCTAGACTGGTGTGTGTATGGATCAGAGGAAAACGACCGACGTGAATCATACAACTTTCACGTGTGTAAATGCACCTGGAATGAGAACTCACGTGCATCGAGGAACCACCAGATAGACCAGGAACTGACCGAACCATTTATCAATGGAGCATGGGAACAGCCAATACAGTCAGTGAAGGCAGCCATAGGTAAAGAGCACTGTGAAGAGAAGTTTAATGACGGATTGCAGACATTATTGGTCGTGGAGGCTGAAGAAATCAGAAAATCGAGGACACCGATGTACTCGCCGTTGGAATCAAAGCAATCATGGTTTGATAACCCACGAGCGCTTAAGCAGGGAAACTTGCGGATGATTACCGAGTTACTGGAACGGCAGGAAACGAGGTCAAGTCACTCACATGATTCAGAATTCGCAGGATGGACGGAATAGACAAACTCTTGTTAAAATCGCGAGTAAGATCGCGGTGCGACCAGTGTCCAGACTGGCGTTGCTCGAGGTGAAAGGAAGACGTGAAGACCCGGAGAAATCCGAACTACACCCGGGGGAGACTGCCTGTCAAATAAATTGCCTTTCTTTTCGGCCGCAACAGCAGTGGTACCGATAATCTCGAACAGTCAGCACGGCTTTACGAACCATCGCTCTACAACATCGAATCTAATGTGCTATGGGACATCGATATTGCGTGAGATTCAACTGAAGTGACAAGTGGACTCGATTCATTTTGATTTTGCCAAAGTCTTTGATACTGTCCCACATAATCTTGTCATAGACAAATTGAATCAGATGGGATTTCCATCATGGTTCTTCACTGAATGCCTAGGCTCATACTTGTCTGACCGCAGAGCCTTCGTTAAAGTGAATTCCGTACACTCCAGAATATTCTGCATTTCGTCTGGGAGACCCCAAGGTAGTATGTGTGGTCCTCTCATCTTTACCATCTATATCAACGACTTATTAGAACTACTTTCATCATCGAAACTTTATCCAGATCGTTGTCAGTTGGTTAACCTGGAGAtacgcagtggtcaaatcttccgacaaaaaaaaacctggAGATACTCTCAGCTTGGCAAGACAAACAGCAGCGGCTATTTATCTTTGATCTCATAAAAGGAAACGTGAAATACTCCGAGCTCCCGGATCAGACGAACGATGACGggcagcgatgcatcaactttgcagctttctCAGGCCTGGCGATCAGAAGTAAGTTCTTGcctcgcaaagatatccacaaagcctcCAGGATACCAACTGACCAATGAGCATTGAACCAAATCCACCATTCTCATATTCAATGGCCAGTTTTCACGACAAAGCCCTTCTCGGTTACATATTCGGCGTTTAGACAACCTGCGAGTTTCTAAGAACTACTGGAGGAACCTCTACTTTACTCTGTGGAGCTAACTGCTTCGACTCTCGAACACGAATGGAGCAGAATACGACTGGCAACCGCGGTATCTATAAGAAACCCCGAGCATGAAATgactggtttgacggggaatgctaGCATGTGATAAACAATTTAAGAAGATTTAACAGAGCGCGGAAGGAGCTAATCACGATCCTGAGGATCTCAAACAAGCGCGAGGTggttgacaggtggaagcagttctttgatgggCATCTCAAAGGCGATATAACAGATAGAAACAGAACGGAAGTTAAACTAGGAGCgcttacaaacgataacagcgtgtcagctcccgatctcaaagagatccgcgAGAAATCTGTCACTctgcaaaaatgacaaagaTCCACTAGCCACTGGTTCATTTCAAAGATTTTTGGAGCAGGAgaaactaccagaggagtgCAAGGAAGATGTAGTTTGTTCCATCTATATAAAAGGCAACCGGCttctcgattgctgtaattaccgcggcctTACGTTGATCAACGCCGCCTCAAGAGTCTTCCAAAGATCTTGTTACGTCGTTTATGCCCGGAAAAGATTTCACAGGGTACTATCAACATCGCTATCGAAGATGTGATTCggcgagcaggcatcgaaaagaaagaaacgatcttcagaaagaatagccaactcctagctttcgcaattgacctcgacatcattactagaaaccttgggacagcggaggcaatctacgccagaataAAAACGGAGGATACGAGGAttgagttacaaatcaatgcgtcacaaccggaagtggttgatgaatttatacatttaggatctctggtcaccgctgacAAAATACGtgtaagaagattcaacgacgcatttaagctggaagTTGGACTTAATCTTCCCTCTGCAAAACGCTTTAATcgaggagcatacgccgccgcataaGGTGAAGACATACATGCACATGCCAtgaatatttgaacgaaagatatagcagtcttttttttttggcggATTAATTGAGAGTTTGCTGCCACATAATCCTGCATAATCCtgcaaaactcaagccgcttCGGGTTATCCGCAGGCAGCAGCTCTTTAACGTGTAGTGTGGAAcggacccagctagcattttcatatgcataaaaaaggtaaaaatcagcattacgtaccgatatacatgctaaataaatcgtatttcatgcgcaaaattggcatatccgtactattttggaagcgatatacgtgattacgaataatttggagcgttacgactatattagTATTGTGGACGATATAAGTGGATATAAGCGGACGATAAAAGGAATGTAATTGTTGGTTATTTTAACGTAAGATAGAATGAACCTGGATACGCACGTAAACTCAAAAGCGTTGTGGAGGCTGTAGGAATGAAACAGTATGTTTCAAAACCAACGCGTGTTGGACGGAGTAGCAGCACTATAATTGATCTTGTTTTTTTCAAACGATGATGAGTGCAAAGCTAAAGTCGTGGAGGAGTTAACAATTTCTGATCATGAAACCATCTGCATTCAAGTTGGTAATATGGCAGAAATTAACCTCCCGGTGCGAAATAAGCAAATCGTTTCTTGGAAGCGATATTCAAGAGAGCAGCTGCAAGTCATCCTGCGGGCTGACGAGACACTAACCAGGATCAGTTATTCGGTGGATGATGCTTCCAAGCAACTAAGCGCCTCACTTATGTCCGCTGTAAAACGACTCACAGAAATTGTTGCTCCAAGATCAGCTGGATCTGGTTTGCACGAGATACGGCCTACCGAACTTGGA harbors:
- the LOC128741795 gene encoding GATA zinc finger domain-containing protein 10-like; amino-acid sequence: MTSSGYVASVNALNTLDKLPSSPLTPLPLPSPSTGLLLDVLNVTSSTVAIASPSQTPTLVTPAITDGSTDGAEEFVVLPGPEDVLLFNSTNGLYQQSVTLTARMYPIEATAAKSIWGLPTLIWAVLIGTIVILIVILATLFFCCWLQPRTRKLLGSNYYTGSGVSHNSVVPKSQTSDSNQLVMPLSIGICPPQYSAPPPPTSSNSGTNHTNSQSCQTSSCAIPCHTTGGVKNSSNSAAAGHHSKYSSSPQYAHQYHQQQQFQHHHQCIHHQQQQQQQQQQQQHQQQQYHAHYAQLQHQQCNQYPQPQQQTYQQYYNQQQQQHQQQQQQQQQQQQMQHQHSQMTQYMHPAQQQALQQQQQQQQQQREHQIQQQHHYHQQHHHQQNQLVHHKSMWAINPLYASSGVINDGGSGAGRSGAGGTGGHRDNDDDAVGSTSYRTRSLPSWGKNKQRPLSNADDLEELYAKVNFSKKRRNRMRNDEAAIIALCRSRSQNLSSLPLADQDAVVVYDERTAL